In the genome of Telluria beijingensis, one region contains:
- a CDS encoding TonB-dependent receptor plug domain-containing protein — MSSSLLLARASVALLSCACAVQAHARPADVPPGQDVPLADYSLEQLSDIVVSSVSRQDESLGRAPASVYVIQGAEIARSGATTLPEALRLAPNLQVARIDAGSYAISARGFVSPLANKLLVMVDGRSVYSPLFSGVFWEMQDVALEDVERIEVISGPGGTAWGTNAVNGVINIITRSAADTHGGLATAHAGANERGASVRYGGQFDGGTHWRAYARGQDVEGLDAASGGPGAAGGMRRQQAGFRLDREGERSDLTLSGDVHDGRQRAGAAQARIETSGANLLGRIEHRLDARQSLRLQAWFDHSRREQAGLGAQRLDTVDLEAQHLLRLERHALSWGGGYRYTRDRVDNGPLLRFTPARRSLRWAHLFVQDEVSLADKLRASAGVRVEHNVYTGSEVLPSLRLAWDLDERSMWWAALSRTVRAPARIDRDFYIVDPGDPGAFLIAGGPEVVSETARVAELGFRAQPTPALSWSATAFYTDFERLRTLERASTAFGQPAAYAFQSLGKGALRGVELWANWQAARGWRLHAGAVLQDVDVGREPASRDITGLSGLAGNDPRLTWSLRSAHELGPRLRADVALRYVAHMPQAALPSYHELDARLAWQVRPDLEIALVGRNLLHPRHAEFGAAGSRQLIERTVFASAALRF, encoded by the coding sequence ATGTCATCTTCTTTGCTGCTTGCCCGCGCCAGTGTCGCGCTGCTGTCTTGCGCCTGCGCCGTGCAGGCGCACGCACGGCCGGCCGACGTCCCGCCGGGGCAGGACGTCCCGCTGGCCGATTATTCCCTTGAACAATTGTCGGATATTGTCGTCAGCTCGGTCTCGCGCCAGGACGAATCGCTGGGGCGCGCGCCGGCTTCGGTCTACGTGATCCAGGGCGCCGAGATCGCCCGTTCCGGCGCCACCACGCTGCCCGAGGCGCTGCGCCTGGCGCCCAACCTGCAGGTGGCGCGCATCGATGCCGGTTCCTATGCCATCAGCGCGCGCGGCTTCGTGTCGCCGCTGGCCAACAAGCTGCTGGTGATGGTCGACGGCCGCAGCGTCTATTCGCCGCTGTTTTCCGGCGTGTTCTGGGAAATGCAGGATGTGGCGCTGGAAGACGTCGAGCGGATCGAGGTGATCAGCGGCCCCGGCGGCACGGCCTGGGGCACGAATGCCGTCAACGGCGTCATCAACATCATCACCCGCAGCGCGGCCGATACCCACGGCGGCCTGGCAACGGCGCATGCCGGCGCCAACGAGCGGGGCGCGAGCGTGCGTTATGGCGGCCAGTTCGACGGCGGGACACACTGGCGCGCCTATGCCAGGGGCCAGGACGTCGAGGGCCTGGATGCGGCGTCTGGCGGGCCCGGCGCCGCCGGCGGCATGCGGCGCCAGCAGGCCGGCTTCCGGCTCGACCGCGAAGGCGAGCGCAGCGACCTGACGCTGAGCGGCGACGTGCACGACGGCCGCCAGCGGGCCGGCGCCGCGCAGGCCCGCATCGAGACGTCCGGCGCCAACCTGCTGGGGCGGATCGAGCACCGCCTGGACGCGCGCCAGAGCCTGCGCCTGCAAGCCTGGTTCGACCATTCGCGGCGCGAGCAGGCGGGTCTTGGCGCCCAGCGCCTCGATACGGTCGACCTCGAGGCCCAGCACCTGCTGCGCCTGGAGCGGCATGCGCTGAGCTGGGGCGGCGGCTATCGCTACACCCGCGACCGGGTCGACAACGGCCCCTTGCTGCGCTTCACGCCGGCGCGCCGCAGCCTGCGCTGGGCGCACCTGTTCGTCCAGGACGAAGTCAGCCTGGCCGACAAGCTGCGCGCCAGCGCCGGCGTGCGGGTCGAGCATAATGTGTATACAGGCAGCGAGGTGCTGCCGAGCCTGCGCCTGGCGTGGGACCTTGATGAGCGCTCGATGTGGTGGGCGGCGCTGTCGCGCACGGTGCGCGCGCCGGCGCGCATCGACCGCGATTTCTATATCGTCGACCCGGGCGATCCGGGCGCCTTCCTGATCGCGGGCGGCCCGGAGGTAGTGTCCGAGACGGCGCGCGTGGCCGAGCTGGGCTTCCGCGCCCAGCCGACGCCCGCGCTGTCGTGGTCGGCGACCGCCTTCTATACCGACTTCGAGCGCCTGCGCACGCTGGAACGGGCGTCGACCGCCTTCGGGCAGCCGGCCGCCTACGCCTTCCAGAGCCTGGGCAAGGGCGCGCTGCGCGGGGTCGAATTGTGGGCCAACTGGCAGGCTGCGCGCGGCTGGCGCCTGCATGCGGGCGCCGTGCTGCAGGACGTGGACGTCGGCCGCGAGCCCGCCAGCCGCGACATCACCGGCTTGAGCGGCCTGGCCGGAAACGACCCGCGCCTGACCTGGTCGCTGCGCAGCGCGCACGAGCTGGGGCCGCGCCTGCGGGCCGATGTCGCGCTCCGTTACGTCGCGCACATGCCACAGGCGGCCCTGCCAAGCTATCATGAGCTCGACGCGCGATTGGCGTGGCAGGTGCGCCCCGATCTCGAGATCGCCCTTGTCGGGCGCAACCTGCTGCACCCACGCCATGCCGAGTTCGGCGCGGCGGGCAGCCGCCAACTGATCGAGCGAACGGTGTTCGCCAGCGCGGCGCTGCGTTTTTGA
- a CDS encoding YfiR family protein, whose translation MTITQPDRPQRRLACRALALPLLLAGAGAPLLPVAAQAAAPALERRVKAAFLYKFLGYADFPPQAFADAATPLSIGVVGADDMAAELTRIATGRMVAGRTIAVRALREQDLAQSPVHLLFVAGQDGPGAARLLRASPAWLTVTECEGCLQHGSVINFTIVDERVRFDVSLDAAEKKNVKLSSRLLTVANRVQKGAS comes from the coding sequence ATGACTATCACTCAACCTGACCGTCCGCAGCGCCGCCTGGCATGCCGGGCCCTGGCGCTGCCCCTGCTGCTGGCCGGCGCGGGCGCGCCCTTGCTGCCGGTGGCCGCCCAGGCCGCGGCGCCGGCGCTCGAGCGGCGCGTGAAGGCGGCGTTCCTGTATAAATTCCTCGGCTATGCCGATTTTCCGCCGCAGGCCTTCGCCGACGCGGCGACGCCGCTCAGCATCGGCGTGGTCGGCGCCGACGACATGGCGGCCGAGCTGACGCGCATCGCGACCGGGCGCATGGTGGCCGGGCGCACGATCGCGGTGCGCGCGCTGCGCGAGCAGGATCTGGCCCAGAGCCCGGTGCACCTGCTGTTCGTCGCCGGCCAGGACGGGCCCGGCGCCGCGCGCCTGCTGCGCGCCTCGCCGGCCTGGCTCACCGTGACCGAATGCGAAGGCTGCCTGCAGCACGGCAGCGTGATCAATTTTACGATCGTCGATGAGCGCGTCCGTTTCGACGTCTCGCTCGATGCGGCGGAAAAGAAGAATGTGAAGCTCAGTTCGCGCCTGCTGACGGTCGCGAACCGCGTGCAGAAAGGAGCCTCATGA
- a CDS encoding ATP-binding protein: MMPMHDTGSVRSKLILMAVATTVVALLTAGVAMLLLDLRTFQRYWIDDLTTQADIVASVTAPAVSFNDTADVAQSLTLLRVRPQIVAAAVYTANGTRFATYVRPDVRAQLPERPEPAGYRIERGEVVLYRDIVENGERVGTVYLRSRYGVLDRALSYGAILGGVLLGALVIAALVASRLQASITRPLEAVTDVARQVMLRRDFSLRVPGKEKGEIGVLVEAFNDMLAEIGRRSDALQAANRKLETEMDVRQRAEGALIVADRRKDEFLATLAHELRNPLAPIRTGLDILRIRSGDAQATQRATDIMERQLRQMVRLVDDLLDVSRINTGKFTIKMGRVELKAVVNDALEVVRSYIELHGHELVLELPDRPVFLHGDATRLAQILSNLLNNAAKYTNRGGKVMLKGAVEDKTLVLEIADTGIGLAPDMLDSVFEMFVQVDSTLERSNAGLGVGLSLARKLVELHGGTITAHSEGLGLGSRFLVRLPIVVEPEPPTKPTPAAFISTESYRILLADDNVDFVNSIGALLTAMGHSVVITHNGPDALAAAARFCPDYAFLDIGLPHMSGYDLARGIRKLPTGAMTVLIAVTGWGQEKDRQLAFEAGFDHHMVKPVRFEQIEEILGTGSVVKKLRT, from the coding sequence ATGATGCCGATGCACGATACCGGTTCGGTCCGGAGCAAACTGATCTTGATGGCGGTGGCGACCACCGTGGTGGCGCTGCTTACCGCGGGCGTGGCGATGCTGCTGCTCGACCTGCGCACCTTCCAGCGCTACTGGATCGACGACCTCACCACCCAGGCCGACATCGTGGCCAGCGTGACCGCGCCCGCGGTCTCGTTCAACGATACGGCCGACGTCGCCCAGAGCCTGACCCTGCTGCGGGTGCGGCCGCAGATCGTCGCCGCCGCCGTGTACACGGCCAACGGCACCCGTTTCGCCACCTATGTGCGGCCGGACGTTCGGGCCCAGTTGCCGGAGCGTCCCGAGCCGGCCGGCTACCGCATCGAACGCGGCGAAGTGGTGCTGTACCGCGACATCGTCGAGAACGGTGAGCGGGTCGGCACCGTCTACCTGCGCTCGCGCTACGGGGTGCTGGACCGTGCCCTGAGCTATGGCGCGATCCTGGGCGGCGTGCTGCTGGGCGCCCTGGTGATCGCGGCGCTGGTGGCCTCGCGCCTGCAGGCATCGATCACGCGCCCGCTGGAGGCTGTCACCGACGTCGCGCGCCAGGTCATGCTGCGGCGCGACTTTTCATTGCGGGTGCCGGGCAAGGAGAAGGGCGAGATCGGGGTGCTGGTCGAGGCCTTCAACGACATGCTGGCCGAGATCGGCCGCCGCTCGGACGCGCTGCAGGCGGCCAACCGCAAGCTCGAGACCGAGATGGACGTGCGCCAGCGCGCCGAAGGGGCGCTGATCGTGGCCGACCGCCGCAAGGACGAGTTCCTTGCCACCCTGGCGCACGAGCTGCGCAACCCGCTGGCGCCGATCCGCACCGGCCTCGACATCCTGCGCATCCGCAGCGGCGACGCCCAGGCCACCCAGCGCGCCACCGACATCATGGAACGGCAATTGCGCCAGATGGTGCGCCTGGTGGACGACCTGCTGGACGTCTCGCGCATCAATACCGGCAAGTTCACGATCAAGATGGGACGGGTCGAGCTGAAGGCGGTGGTCAACGACGCGCTGGAAGTGGTGCGTTCGTACATCGAGCTGCACGGGCACGAGCTGGTGCTGGAGCTGCCCGACCGCCCCGTGTTCCTGCATGGCGACGCCACGCGCCTGGCCCAGATCCTGTCGAACCTGCTCAATAACGCCGCCAAGTACACCAACCGCGGCGGCAAGGTGATGCTCAAGGGGGCGGTGGAAGACAAGACCCTGGTGCTCGAGATCGCCGACACCGGGATCGGCCTGGCCCCGGACATGCTCGACTCGGTGTTCGAGATGTTCGTGCAGGTCGATTCGACTCTGGAGCGCAGCAATGCCGGCCTGGGCGTGGGCCTGTCGCTGGCGCGCAAGCTGGTCGAGCTGCACGGCGGCACCATCACCGCCCACAGCGAAGGCCTGGGCCTGGGCAGCCGCTTCCTGGTGCGCCTGCCGATCGTGGTCGAGCCCGAGCCGCCGACCAAGCCGACCCCGGCCGCCTTCATCAGCACCGAGAGCTACCGCATCCTGCTGGCCGACGACAACGTCGATTTCGTCAACAGCATCGGCGCCTTGCTCACCGCGATGGGGCATAGCGTGGTGATCACCCATAACGGCCCGGATGCGCTGGCCGCGGCGGCGCGCTTCTGCCCCGATTATGCCTTCCTCGACATCGGCCTGCCGCATATGTCGGGCTACGACCTGGCGCGCGGCATTCGCAAGCTGCCGACCGGCGCCATGACGGTGCTGATCGCGGTGACCGGCTGGGGCCAGGAGAAGGACCGGCAACTGGCCTTCGAGGCCGGGTTCGACCACCACATGGTCAAGCCGGTGCGCTTCGAGCAGATCGAGGAGATCCTGGGTACGGGCAGCGTGGTCAAGAAGCTGCGGACGTAA
- a CDS encoding FxDxF family PEP-CTERM protein yields MKRSLIAAMVLAGAGFGSSAAMAQDVIGNSPQALDLVDLSVYFGDSFAADNAGNTFADRFTLTIDSTIGHNLDAVVASISRSADVGLDITGLALYGAGDALISEGESLESGAFDLWTIASDNLAAGDYYLQVSGELVSDDGASFGGAVALAPVPEPETYGLMLGGLGVLGFLAHWRRAKQG; encoded by the coding sequence ATGAAACGATCCCTGATTGCTGCAATGGTGTTGGCGGGCGCTGGATTCGGTTCTTCCGCCGCGATGGCGCAGGACGTCATCGGCAACTCGCCGCAGGCCCTGGACCTGGTCGACCTCAGCGTCTATTTCGGCGACAGCTTCGCCGCCGACAACGCGGGCAACACCTTCGCCGACCGCTTCACGCTCACGATCGACAGCACGATCGGCCACAACCTGGACGCCGTGGTGGCCTCGATCAGCCGCAGCGCCGACGTCGGCCTGGACATCACCGGCCTGGCCCTGTACGGCGCCGGCGACGCCCTGATCAGCGAGGGCGAGTCGCTGGAAAGCGGCGCCTTCGACCTGTGGACCATCGCCAGCGACAACCTGGCGGCCGGCGACTACTACCTGCAGGTGAGCGGCGAACTGGTGTCGGACGACGGCGCCAGCTTCGGCGGCGCGGTGGCGCTGGCGCCGGTGCCGGAGCCCGAGACCTATGGGCTGATGCTGGGCGGGTTGGGCGTGCTGGGCTTCCTGGCGCACTGGCGGCGCGCGAAACAGGGATGA
- a CDS encoding NUDIX hydrolase — MTDAAVFHPQPNERGEPVLLSSPSLPTDAASWHDPARVATVIPLGALPLTLNGVPFAPWIDVPATNAQWSDVPGQADIAEPPFDLPSSKSPAAGVVIVEDDGRVWAVSPSNRFGGYESTFPKGRVDPGVNLQATAIREAFEESGLRVEILAHLVDCARTLTYTRFYLARRVGGNPALMGWESQAVHLAPQAQLRELLCNRHDRVVIEALEGVLAR; from the coding sequence ATGACCGACGCTGCCGTCTTTCACCCCCAACCCAACGAACGCGGCGAGCCAGTGCTGCTGTCGTCGCCCTCGCTTCCAACCGATGCGGCATCCTGGCACGATCCGGCCCGGGTGGCGACCGTGATCCCGCTGGGCGCCCTGCCCTTGACGCTGAACGGCGTGCCGTTCGCGCCGTGGATCGACGTGCCGGCCACGAATGCACAGTGGTCCGATGTGCCGGGCCAGGCCGATATCGCCGAACCGCCCTTCGACCTGCCGTCGTCGAAGTCGCCCGCCGCCGGTGTCGTGATCGTGGAGGACGACGGCCGCGTGTGGGCAGTGTCGCCATCGAACCGTTTCGGCGGCTACGAATCCACCTTCCCCAAGGGCCGGGTCGATCCCGGCGTCAACCTGCAGGCGACGGCGATCCGCGAAGCCTTCGAGGAATCCGGCCTGCGGGTCGAGATCCTGGCGCACCTGGTCGACTGCGCGCGCACGCTGACCTATACCCGCTTCTACCTGGCGCGCCGGGTTGGCGGGAATCCTGCGCTGATGGGATGGGAAAGCCAGGCGGTGCACCTGGCGCCGCAAGCGCAACTGCGCGAACTGCTGTGCAATCGCCATGACCGGGTTGTCATCGAGGCGCTGGAGGGCGTGCTTGCGCGCTGA
- a CDS encoding sensor histidine kinase gives MLVFTLEAHARLLRCAFLLLCILSILATSLPANAAQRSLRFERLSVDEGLSQHSVINILQDRQGFIWFGTQGGLHRFDGYRMTVYRNNTDDPGSIPDNYVSASYEDAEGRLWFGTKGGLARHDPATGRFQRRALIDAGRSVLRSVEAIVPGPDGALWLATTDGVVRFDPATGQHRAYVHDLDDRTSLRDDRVLALAFDNSGALWVGTATGLDRMDPHTGRFTHFAVAPPADTRRNTVSALSMGPRNTLWVGTAAGLEAWRLDEEQPIRQRMGALEGMGDAQVKTLYHDGGAQLWVGTDTDGLRWRDPSSGRFISYRNSAQDPHSLSDNQVRAVLVDRTGTLWVGTYFGGINRTDLASGGFARYGETEGIGRARVRAIAEERDGRLWVGTVGDGLMLLDPATRRVQHIASGTLPGDDVTVLAKARGRLWIGTPTGLKYREPDGRMGRVALGTGPSANNVQGIHAGRDGTLWVATRGGLAALAPGADIARVWRHDPLDPGSLGDNIGRTVLEDRHGILWIGTESGLERFDPAADTFTRFRSNPADPGSLRHGRVNHLHESRSGELWIGTAGGLHRLMRDGRRTWFRFYPFTDNQDAPSIGAILEDDDGTLWVSTTTGITRVDPVNGQTKSYTSRDGLIDGSYFVGAGLRGTNGQLHFGGLSGMTSFQPGAVRDNPFPPAVAITDLLVLNKTRAIPDLPTRREITLSHRDTVFTLEFAALHYADPQGNRYAYRLEGFDQGWVDTDASRRFATYTNLDPGQYVFRVRASNKDGLWSPTAAALAITITPPYWKTWWFRSLVAAAVLALSYLAYRLRVRALVEQKGLLAREVHARTAELLLQKEAAERDKREVERQKESVERAHRNIALLSDMGRVLTTNLDNEAIMRTLYQHVVALMDAPVFAVALWRPEQGTIELPYAMVVGRRMAPRELRFDPARHLLSCCVAEGREFLLADVEAELPGCLAQPVSALDAVAVSSTAAQAPRSLLCVPVTVGERVLGAVTVQSREAGAYGQVHLDMLGTLAAYVGVAMDNAEAYQRLKETQAQLAAQDKLASLGSLVAGVAHELNTPIGNSLLMASTLQERTSAVAARFAQATLKRSDLEDYMAASREASELIVRSLHNAAELVSSFRQVSVDQASAQRRRFDLAQACHEIAATLMNTVRLAEHRLVLDVPAGIVMDGFPGPLGQVLINFVNNAMLHAFAAPGGTMTIGAALHDGRVTLSFRDDGRGIEAGHLGRIFDPFFTTRMGQGGTGLGLNIVYNIVTGLLGGTIRVDSTPGAGTLFVLDLPLRAPDAPAPAAGA, from the coding sequence ATGCTGGTCTTTACCCTTGAAGCACATGCCAGGCTGCTGCGCTGCGCATTCCTGCTGCTGTGTATCTTGAGCATCCTCGCCACGAGCCTGCCCGCGAACGCGGCCCAGCGCAGCCTGCGCTTCGAACGCCTGTCGGTCGACGAGGGCCTGTCCCAGCATTCGGTCATCAACATCCTGCAGGATCGCCAGGGCTTCATCTGGTTCGGCACCCAAGGCGGTCTGCACCGCTTCGACGGCTACCGCATGACCGTCTACCGCAATAACACCGACGATCCGGGCAGCATCCCGGATAACTATGTATCCGCCTCGTACGAGGATGCCGAGGGCCGCCTGTGGTTCGGCACCAAGGGCGGCCTGGCGCGCCACGACCCGGCCACCGGTCGCTTCCAGCGCCGTGCGCTGATCGATGCGGGCCGCAGCGTGCTGCGCTCGGTGGAGGCCATCGTTCCCGGTCCGGATGGCGCGCTGTGGCTGGCGACGACCGACGGCGTGGTGCGCTTCGACCCCGCCACCGGCCAGCACCGGGCCTATGTGCACGACCTGGACGACCGCACCAGCCTGCGCGACGACCGGGTGCTTGCACTGGCCTTCGACAACAGCGGGGCGCTGTGGGTCGGCACTGCCACCGGCCTGGATCGCATGGATCCGCACACCGGCCGCTTCACCCATTTCGCGGTTGCGCCGCCGGCCGACACCCGGCGCAACACCGTATCTGCGCTGTCGATGGGGCCACGCAACACACTGTGGGTAGGCACCGCCGCCGGGCTCGAGGCCTGGCGCCTGGACGAGGAGCAGCCCATTCGCCAGCGCATGGGCGCGCTCGAGGGCATGGGCGACGCCCAGGTCAAGACCCTGTACCACGACGGCGGCGCCCAGCTATGGGTCGGCACCGATACCGATGGCCTGCGCTGGCGCGATCCGTCGAGCGGGCGCTTCATCAGTTACCGCAACTCGGCCCAGGACCCGCACAGCCTGTCCGACAACCAGGTGCGGGCGGTATTGGTCGACCGCACCGGCACCCTGTGGGTCGGCACCTATTTCGGCGGCATCAACCGCACCGACCTGGCCAGTGGCGGTTTCGCGCGCTATGGCGAGACCGAGGGCATCGGCCGCGCGCGCGTGCGGGCCATCGCCGAGGAGCGCGACGGCCGCCTGTGGGTCGGCACGGTCGGCGATGGCCTGATGCTGCTCGATCCTGCCACCCGCCGCGTTCAGCACATCGCCAGCGGCACGCTGCCGGGCGACGACGTGACGGTGCTGGCGAAGGCGCGCGGACGGCTGTGGATAGGCACGCCTACCGGCTTGAAGTACCGGGAGCCGGACGGGCGCATGGGCCGGGTGGCGCTGGGCACCGGGCCGAGCGCCAACAATGTGCAGGGCATCCACGCCGGCCGCGACGGCACCTTGTGGGTAGCCACTCGCGGGGGGCTGGCGGCGCTGGCGCCCGGCGCCGACATCGCGCGGGTCTGGCGCCACGATCCGCTCGACCCCGGCAGCCTGGGCGACAACATTGGCCGCACGGTGCTGGAAGACCGCCACGGCATCCTGTGGATCGGCACCGAGTCGGGCCTGGAGCGCTTCGATCCCGCCGCCGACACCTTCACCCGCTTTCGCAGCAACCCTGCCGATCCGGGCAGCCTGCGCCACGGTCGGGTCAATCACCTGCACGAGTCGCGCAGCGGCGAGCTGTGGATCGGCACCGCGGGCGGCCTGCACCGCCTGATGCGCGATGGCCGGCGCACCTGGTTCCGCTTCTATCCCTTCACCGACAACCAGGATGCGCCATCGATCGGCGCCATCCTGGAGGACGACGACGGCACCCTGTGGGTCAGCACAACCACCGGCATCACGCGGGTCGATCCGGTCAACGGCCAAACCAAGAGCTATACCTCCAGGGACGGCTTGATCGACGGATCCTACTTCGTCGGCGCGGGCCTGCGCGGCACCAACGGCCAGCTGCATTTCGGCGGCTTGAGCGGCATGACGTCGTTCCAGCCCGGCGCGGTGCGCGACAATCCGTTCCCGCCGGCGGTCGCGATCACCGACCTGCTGGTATTGAACAAGACCCGCGCCATCCCCGACCTGCCGACGCGGCGCGAGATCACGCTGTCGCACCGCGACACCGTGTTCACGCTGGAATTCGCGGCGCTGCACTATGCCGACCCGCAGGGCAACCGCTATGCCTACCGGCTCGAAGGCTTCGACCAGGGCTGGGTCGACACCGATGCCAGCCGCCGTTTCGCCACCTATACCAACCTCGATCCGGGGCAGTATGTGTTCCGGGTCCGGGCCAGCAACAAGGACGGGCTGTGGAGCCCGACCGCCGCCGCGCTGGCGATCACGATCACGCCGCCGTACTGGAAGACCTGGTGGTTCCGCAGCCTGGTCGCGGCGGCGGTGCTGGCGCTGTCCTACCTGGCCTATCGGCTGCGGGTGCGCGCGCTGGTCGAGCAGAAAGGCCTGCTGGCGCGCGAAGTCCATGCCCGCACCGCCGAACTGCTGCTGCAAAAAGAAGCGGCTGAACGCGACAAGCGCGAGGTCGAGCGCCAGAAGGAGTCGGTCGAGCGGGCCCACCGCAATATCGCGCTGCTGTCCGACATGGGACGGGTCCTGACCACCAACCTCGATAACGAGGCGATCATGCGCACCTTGTACCAGCACGTGGTGGCGCTGATGGATGCGCCGGTGTTCGCGGTCGCGCTGTGGCGGCCAGAGCAGGGCACGATCGAGCTGCCGTATGCGATGGTGGTCGGACGGCGCATGGCGCCGCGCGAGCTGCGCTTCGACCCCGCGCGCCACCTGCTGTCGTGCTGCGTGGCCGAGGGCCGGGAATTCCTGCTGGCCGACGTCGAGGCCGAGCTGCCGGGCTGCCTGGCGCAGCCGGTCAGTGCGCTCGACGCGGTGGCGGTGTCGAGCACGGCCGCCCAGGCGCCGCGTTCGCTGCTGTGCGTGCCGGTGACGGTGGGCGAGCGGGTGCTGGGCGCGGTAACGGTCCAGAGCCGCGAGGCGGGCGCCTATGGCCAGGTCCACCTCGACATGCTGGGCACGCTGGCGGCCTATGTCGGGGTCGCGATGGACAATGCCGAGGCCTACCAGCGGCTCAAGGAGACCCAGGCCCAGCTGGCGGCGCAGGACAAGCTGGCGTCGCTCGGCTCGCTGGTGGCGGGCGTGGCCCACGAACTGAACACCCCGATCGGCAACAGCCTGCTGATGGCCAGCACCCTGCAGGAGCGCACGAGCGCGGTGGCGGCGCGCTTCGCGCAGGCGACGCTCAAGCGCTCTGACCTGGAAGACTACATGGCCGCCTCGCGCGAAGCCTCGGAGCTGATCGTGCGCAGCCTGCACAATGCGGCCGAACTGGTGAGCAGCTTCCGCCAGGTCTCGGTCGACCAGGCCAGCGCCCAGCGCCGCCGCTTTGACCTGGCCCAGGCCTGCCACGAGATCGCGGCGACCCTCATGAACACGGTGCGCCTGGCCGAGCACCGCCTGGTGCTCGACGTGCCGGCCGGGATCGTGATGGACGGTTTCCCCGGCCCGCTGGGCCAGGTCCTGATCAACTTCGTCAACAACGCCATGCTGCACGCCTTCGCGGCGCCGGGCGGCACGATGACGATCGGCGCCGCGCTGCATGATGGGCGGGTGACGCTCAGCTTCCGCGACGACGGGCGCGGCATCGAGGCCGGCCACCTGGGCCGCATCTTCGATCCCTTCTTCACCACCCGCATGGGGCAGGGCGGGACCGGTCTCGGTTTGAACATCGTCTACAACATCGTCACCGGCCTGCTGGGCGGGACGATCCGGGTCGACAGCACGCCTGGCGCCGGCACGCTGTTCGTGCTCGACCTGCCGTTGCGGGCGCCGGATGCGCCGGCGCCGGCGGCAGGGGCGTGA
- a CDS encoding D-2-hydroxyacid dehydrogenase, whose translation MDRIVFLDRDSLQANVRVPGFPHAWQDHAGTGPDEVVERLAGATVAITNKVALRAEAIAQLPDLKLVAVAATGLDNVDLDACRERGIVVSNIRDYSLVSVPEHCFTLMLALRRNLRAYALDVEAGKWETSSRFCLLDHPIGDLAGSRLGIVGYGALGKKVAGIARAFGMEVAVTSRSPVDEPGVTGLALDELLATSDIVSLHLPLNEQTRNLIGARELGLMKPGALLINTARGGLVDEAALAIVLMEGRIGAGFDVLSKEPPSSGNPLLGLRLPNFILTPHVAWASAGAMQTLADMLIDNIEAWRAGTPRSTV comes from the coding sequence ATGGACCGTATCGTCTTCCTCGACCGCGACAGCCTGCAAGCCAACGTCCGCGTGCCCGGCTTTCCCCATGCCTGGCAGGACCATGCAGGCACCGGCCCGGACGAGGTCGTGGAGCGCCTGGCCGGCGCCACCGTGGCGATCACCAACAAGGTCGCGCTGCGCGCCGAGGCAATCGCCCAACTGCCCGACCTGAAGCTGGTCGCTGTCGCCGCCACCGGCCTGGATAACGTCGACCTGGACGCCTGCCGCGAACGCGGCATCGTGGTCTCGAACATCCGCGACTATTCGCTGGTCTCGGTGCCCGAGCACTGCTTCACGCTGATGCTGGCGCTGCGCCGCAACCTGCGCGCCTATGCCCTCGACGTCGAGGCCGGCAAATGGGAAACCTCCAGCCGCTTCTGCCTGCTCGACCACCCGATCGGCGACCTGGCCGGCAGCCGGCTCGGCATCGTCGGCTACGGCGCGCTCGGCAAGAAAGTCGCCGGCATCGCGCGCGCCTTCGGCATGGAGGTCGCCGTCACTTCGCGCTCGCCGGTCGACGAGCCTGGCGTGACCGGGCTTGCGCTCGACGAACTGCTGGCGACGTCGGACATCGTCAGCCTGCACCTGCCGCTCAACGAGCAAACCCGCAACCTGATCGGCGCGCGCGAGCTGGGCCTGATGAAGCCGGGCGCGCTGCTGATCAATACCGCGCGCGGCGGCCTGGTCGACGAGGCGGCGCTGGCCATCGTACTGATGGAGGGCCGCATCGGCGCCGGCTTCGACGTGCTAAGCAAGGAGCCGCCTTCGTCCGGCAATCCGTTGCTCGGCCTGCGGCTGCCGAACTTTATCCTGACCCCGCACGTGGCCTGGGCCAGCGCCGGTGCGATGCAGACCCTGGCCGATATGCTGATCGATAATATCGAGGCCTGGCGGGCGGGCACGCCGCGCAGCACGGTGTGA